From a region of the Paenibacillus sp. FSL R10-2734 genome:
- a CDS encoding IS3 family transposase (programmed frameshift) has translation MEQKKFTALEKLTILQEIECGQISLKAAARKYDLSKTSVVKWRRRYQLYGYEGLEVRSHNQKYSPELKLQAVRDYLEEKLSQSQIIYKYKIASTTQLANWIKKYNGHSNSLTANLGGTRAMTKGRATTWQERMDIVLYCLSNGQDYTKTATHFHVSYQQVYSWVKKYEAGGEEALRDGRGRTKAPEELTEADRHKLAMQKLEYENARLRAEKCFSKKVRGTRKEETLSHVRQEDIYLAIQAVQQEESCSIQLLCDIAGISRSSYYKWLNREPSSRETDNKKLTEAMLLLYEKVERTFGYRQLTLHLRRQMDKSINAKRVYRLMRLQGIQSVIRRKRKKYIGSTPQQVAENVLNRNFEAEAPNQKWVTDVTEFKYGNGKKAYLSAIKDLYDKSIVAYVLGHSNNNSLVFNTLELALQAAPESRSLLHSDRGFQYTSLNFKKMLDDAQLKQSMSRVGCCIDNGPMESFWGTLKCEKFYLHTYQTFEELQTDIDSYIHFYNNERLQAKLNGLSPIEFRTKAA, from the exons ATGGAACAAAAAAAGTTTACGGCACTTGAAAAATTAACGATTCTCCAAGAAATTGAATGCGGCCAAATTAGTTTAAAAGCTGCGGCTCGAAAATACGACTTATCCAAAACATCTGTAGTGAAGTGGCGAAGACGTTATCAATTGTACGGTTACGAAGGCCTGGAGGTGCGATCCCACAATCAAAAGTATTCGCCAGAGCTCAAACTCCAAGCAGTTAGGGATTATCTCGAGGAGAAATTGTCGCAAAGCCAAATCATCTACAAGTATAAGATTGCAAGCACAACCCAACTTGCCAATTGGATTAAGAAGTATAATGGTCATAGCAACAGCTTAACTGCTAATTTAGGAGGAACTAGAGCTATGACCAAAGGACGCGCAACCACTTGGCAGGAGCGGATGGATATCGTGCTGTACTGTCTTTCAAATGGACAAGACTATACGAAGACAGCAACCCATTTTCACGTTTCTTACCAACAAGTATATAGCTGGGTAAAGAAGTACGAAGCAGGTGGTGAAGAGGCGTTACGAGACGGCAGAGGACGCACCAAAGCGCCTGAAGAACTTACCGAAGCAGATCGCCACAAACTCGCGATGCAAAAGCTGGAATACGAGAATGCACGCCTGCGTGCGGAGA AATGCTTTTCTAAAAAAGTTAGAGGAACTCGAAAGGAGGAGACGTTAAGTCACGTTCGTCAGGAGGACATCTACCTGGCGATTCAGGCTGTTCAGCAAGAGGAGTCTTGCTCCATTCAGCTTTTGTGTGATATCGCTGGGATTTCGCGGTCAAGCTACTACAAATGGTTGAATCGTGAACCCAGTTCCCGAGAAACCGACAACAAGAAACTGACAGAGGCTATGCTCCTCTTGTATGAGAAGGTGGAACGGACCTTTGGGTATCGTCAATTGACCCTACATTTGCGCAGACAAATGGACAAATCTATTAATGCTAAGCGAGTGTACCGCCTTATGAGACTCCAGGGCATCCAGTCTGTCATCCGCAGAAAGAGAAAGAAGTACATAGGCTCTACGCCTCAGCAGGTCGCAGAGAATGTGCTGAACCGTAACTTTGAGGCGGAAGCTCCAAACCAAAAATGGGTAACGGATGTAACAGAATTCAAATATGGCAACGGCAAGAAGGCGTATTTAAGTGCAATAAAAGATCTGTATGACAAGTCCATTGTTGCTTACGTTCTGGGCCATTCCAATAATAATTCGCTAGTTTTTAACACGCTGGAATTAGCTTTGCAGGCAGCGCCGGAGAGCCGATCCTTACTCCATAGTGACCGTGGTTTCCAGTATACCTCTCTGAATTTTAAGAAGATGCTGGACGATGCACAACTGAAGCAAAGCATGTCCCGAGTGGGCTGTTGCATTGACAATGGGCCGATGGAATCCTTCTGGGGAACATTGAAATGTGAAAAGTTCTACTTACATACCTACCAGACCTTTGAAGAACTTCAAACAGATATTGATAGCTACATTCACTTTTACAATAACGAACGGTTACAGGCAAAACTAAACGGCCTCAGTCCCATTGAATTTAGGACTAAGGCCGCTTAA
- a CDS encoding family 43 glycosylhydrolase, which translates to MDTSREYNNPLVEQRADPWVYKHTDGNYYFTASVPEYDRIEVRRSTTIEGLATAEPVVAWRKYETGPLSANIWAPEIHYIEGKWYIYFAAARTTETTDGLFDHRMFALENASANPLEGTWVEKGQVKTAWESFALDATTFQHKGKLYYVWAQKDPDIQGNSNLYISEMSNPWTLTGPQIMLATPEYEWEMIGYKVNEGAAVLKRNGRIFISFSASATDFNYCMGLLVADEDSDLLDAASWTKLPNPVFQTNEANGQFGPGHNSFTINENGEDVLIYHCRNYKEITGDPLYDPNRHTRAQVFHWNEDGTPNFGVPVKDAAKK; encoded by the coding sequence ATGGATACGAGTAGAGAGTACAACAATCCATTGGTAGAACAACGTGCTGATCCGTGGGTATATAAACATACAGATGGCAATTACTATTTCACAGCTTCTGTTCCAGAATATGATCGGATCGAAGTACGGAGATCGACAACCATCGAGGGATTGGCTACTGCAGAACCTGTTGTAGCATGGCGCAAATATGAGACGGGTCCACTCAGTGCTAATATTTGGGCACCTGAGATTCATTACATTGAAGGAAAATGGTACATTTATTTTGCAGCAGCTCGCACTACGGAGACGACGGACGGTTTGTTCGACCACCGTATGTTTGCGCTTGAGAATGCATCTGCCAATCCTTTAGAAGGAACCTGGGTAGAAAAAGGCCAAGTGAAAACCGCCTGGGAATCATTCGCTTTAGACGCGACCACGTTTCAGCATAAAGGGAAATTGTATTATGTATGGGCTCAGAAGGACCCGGATATTCAGGGTAATTCTAATCTGTATATTTCTGAAATGAGCAATCCGTGGACACTAACAGGTCCTCAGATTATGCTGGCTACTCCTGAATATGAATGGGAAATGATTGGGTACAAAGTAAACGAAGGTGCAGCTGTATTGAAACGTAATGGTCGTATCTTTATCAGCTTCTCGGCTAGTGCTACCGACTTCAACTACTGCATGGGATTATTAGTAGCGGATGAAGACAGCGATCTACTTGATGCAGCTTCATGGACTAAACTACCAAATCCTGTGTTCCAAACGAATGAAGCGAATGGGCAATTCGGTCCAGGTCATAATAGCTTTACGATTAATGAAAATGGGGAAGATGTGCTCATCTACCATTGCCGCAATTATAAAGAAATTACTGGTGATCCTCTATATGATCCAAACCGACATACTCGTGCACAAGTCTTTCATTGGAATGAAGATGGCACGCCGAATTTTGGAGTTCCTGTTAAGGATGCCGCAAAGAAATAA